The Oryctolagus cuniculus chromosome 13, mOryCun1.1, whole genome shotgun sequence sequence TGGAGGGGTTTCCTGGGCAGGTGTCCAAGCCTTGCTAGGAGAAGACCCCTGagctggagccggagccggagccttTGCTGGCACAGGTCCCCGAGACAGAGCCGGAACTGGAGCTGGAGCCGGAGCCTTCCCCGCAGCTGCTGAGACCTGAACTGGAGCCGCAGGCTGAGCAGGACCCGGGGCTGCGCCTGGGGCAGGGCCCTGAGCACGAGGCTCCCTGAGCCTGAAGGAGCTGGTGGGCTTGCTCAGGTGGAGGCCGGGCGCCTCTTGGTCCTGGGGCAGCCCCAGCTTCTCCAGCGCCTCTCTGCGTGCTTTTCTCTGCTCCTGCAGTGAAGAGGGGCCCAGGCCGGACTCCCCCGAGGCAGCCTCGGTGTGGCGAGACAGCCAGTTCTGGGGCTGGCTGTGGAAACTGCTCCGGCTGCTCTTCAAGACGATGTTAGGCGGCAACTTCCGGGGCTTTGGGGCAGCCAGGGAAGCTGGCTGGGCGCCCGGATCGCTCGCtgatgccaggggctgggggtgcccCACGGAGCCTCTCTCATTGGCTTTGTGGGACATGGCTTCTGAAGAAGTCTCCTCCGTCTTCCGGGCGTGGGGCGCTTGACTCTGCTCTCCTGGCCTCTTGGGCAGGTGGTCCTCCTCACGCTGTTCTGGCTGCGCGTCCCGGAAAGCTTCCGGTGGGGGGATGGGCGCCACGTCCAAATCAGGGGCAGCCTCCCGGGGGccggcagggcctggcctgggctcacCGTGCAGCCGGCTGCCTGGCTGTTTAACTGCTGGGAGCCCTGCAGGCTCTCCGGGGGCGTGGCTGTTAGTCTGGCTGGTGCTTTCGCCGAGGTTCTGGTTTCTGCCAATGTGGATATTTCTGGGGAGGCTGTAGGAGCCAGACCTGAGGCCCAGACCTTGGGGCTCAGGAGGATGGAACGAGCTGGCCTGGGTCACTGTCCTTGGCTCTGGTCTTTGCTCAGCGATCGCCTCCTTTGGATTTCCTGCGCAGTTCAGGGTGAACAggcgaaagagagagaggacagacaacAGGGGTGAGCACCTTGCTGCAGAGGAAAAAGCAAACACTCCCTGAACTCTGATCTCCAACCAATAGCAAATGGGTgttattttgtttggtttggtttggttttctttgcttttaaaggGGTAGCACTCTTACTGATGGAGCAGTGAGAACAGATTCGTTTCGACTAAGGATTCATTTTTCATGATGGTTGGGAAGACAGCAGCCCCCGACTGCTCCACACCCTTGACTCGGGGTCTCCCTGACCTTCTACAGACGCACTGGAGGTAGGGATGGCCTTGGACAGTTCGCTGTATCTGTCTCCAGCTCCCAGATGACTGAGCCTAATGGCAACTGGTGAACGAGTGATTTGCTCTTGACTTGACCAGGCTTCTGCCTTCTACTTTGTCTTTTCACGAGCACCTGGACAAGTCTGTAGCAGGTGCAGTGTCCCTGCACTAGGGAGTGACACGGCTTCTTTCTAGCAGGTTAGGCAGGTGCTTAGGCCCACTGAGCCAGGGAGTTGGCTTCAAGGAGCAGGGAGGCCCCATGGCCCCACTTCCTGCTCTATCTCAGGGAGAGTCTGATGCAGTGtcgataaatatttattaaatgagtgaatgattGCAGCCCCGATACCAGTGGCTCTGTCTGTGGGAGCAAGCTGCTTCCCACACCCTGGCATGTGTGGCCCCATACACATGGCCACATGGTGTGCCATTCGGTTCCCTTCTACCAAAGCCGAACACCACTGACTCTCCACCCTCCCCAACAGGGCCCCGAGGTGCCACCCACTGGCGTTGGGGAGCCCTTCCCTCATCTTATCTCCTGGAGCCTTGTCCTCTGGGCCACCCAGATTAGCTCGCTGGACTGACTCGGTCTCTCTAGAGCAATCACCCAGGCCTGCCTGACTTCCTCGCTTACTTCTCTGTTCGTCTCTCCCGGGATTTTTCCATGAGAGAAAGGGAGCTGCTCaaacccctctccttcccctgtcTCTGATGCGTCATGGACAGACAAGAAGCTGGCTGGTCAGCGCCCCCTCGCTGCCTCTCCCCCCGCAGGGACTTCATTTAGCCAGGAGAGTGCGGCTGCCCCTTCTGCTGTGACCCTGGGAGCAGCTGATCGTCTGGGTGTTTTGACAGGTGCTGTTGCAGACAGTCCGTCTTACCCTTGGGGGCAGGCTGGGTTTTGGGCGGCGCTCGGAAGCCGCGGGGCGTTGGGACCAGCTCAGACTCATCGGTGGACAGTCCGCTGTCACCCTCGGTGTCCAACGAGCCGATCGTCTCCTCCAGGAAGAGCAGACACGCCTTCTCTTCTGCTGACAGGAAGTCGTAGCTGCTGTCACTCTGTGGGGAGAAGGAGCTGTGAGAGGGAGGTCCCTCTGCAGAAACTGGCGGGGCCTGAGAACCACCCTGTGGTGGCGAGGAATGCTGGAGGGCGGGAAACTGTCCGCCCGCGACTCTGCCGACCTGCTGGAGCTGTGTCCGGAGGCTGCGGAGCCACAGAGAGCAGAGACTGCCAGAACTGGGGGCCCAccagcacccagccctgcagcctAGGCAGGCAGGTGCAACAGTCTTCCCattgctggctcctgggcttAGATCATCCGCAGTCCCAGGTTCACATTCCAGTTCCTTTGTGTGAACCTTGTCAAGTGTCTCACCCTGTGTGTCCCTGGGCTAGCTCCAGATCATAGAGGCGACAATTTGACATGAAACTTGCATGGTATTGCTTTTAACTTTACAAAGACCTTCTGCATACTTGATTTGGTATGTCAAGGTCAGTATAAGGACATGCAGATGCAGCCAAGTACTGGCTGCTAGGCCAATGTGAACAGCGGCTCGACTAGCTGCAGATACATCTGCTAAATAATTTATACTTGACTTTGAAATGCATTCCATGCAGGCTTTTTCTCCTTGTATGTTGACTTTCTTGATGGCATTTGGCTCTGGCTAACGTTCACATAACTCTGCATTTCTTTAGCAAATATTAACAGAAGGGGAAGGTGCAGGAACTGGGTGGTATGAGGGAGGGGAAAGCAACTTTGCATTAAGTATTAAGTCGATATTAAAGTAGGAAATTTCTATTATTAGAAAGCGCATAGACTGTTTGGCAGATGATTCGGATGGTGCTGTCCATGCCTTCCCAGGTCAGGAAGATCGATGGCATTGTTGCTCTTCAAAGGAGGTTGGAGGAAAACCAAAGGACAACTGGGAATGTAGGGAACTGGGCCCGAGCCTTCTCAATGTATCCTTTCTTCTTCCTATGATCTGGGACACCTCTGAGCTGTGCGTTCTCCAGGCCCACACGGCCAGGACATATTTTGCGATGGCCCTAAGTGCAtcctggggggagggagagggttgTTGAGTAAGCCCTTCCGGTTGCCCCTGTCCCTTTCAGGCTCATCTGCCAGTTGCCTGATGGGGGTCTATATGTGAAGGGAAGCCCCAAAGCTAGCCCTTGGCAGCCGGAAGCCAACTCCAGGAGTTACTTGAGCAAAGATCTTTTTTTTACTTCCCTCTTCCTACTAAAATAGCCCTGCCACGCATAGGCCAACTCAGTTTCTCTTTTGTGGATGACTCACTTTGAAAACTCTTAACTGGTGGACGATGGCATGTGCCTATTCATACTGGCCACAGCCTAACAGGAACAGGAAGCTGTCTGGCTGGGTCCATCACCTAGAGTCAAAAGGAAATTATGCCTATATTGTCTATACTTTGGATCTgcgtatttgtgtgtgtgttgctttttCCCCTCCACTTGTACATATCAAGCTCCAAAGGTAACAGTAAAGACCCCATTTCACTAGTCACTCTGCAGTGGAGTCATTATCCTTAACTTTTCAGACCCCTGCACAGGCTAGCAGGGAAGTATAGTTTCTCCACGGTTGTCATATGTGCGACAAGGCTGAGCAACGAGGATATGCTTTCATTCGGACGTAggactgatttattttttcactccAGGCTGAAAATAACCGAGACTGAAAATCGTACCCAGAAAAATCACAAGTGATTCCACACCACTCACAAAGACACGCAGTGACTTGTAAGGCTGTTGGTGTCTGCTCCCTGCTGGGCTGCCTCCTTTTCCCAAAGAGACCTCATTTACCCCCTGGAAGAATCCTGTGAATTCGGGTGGACGTCATTCCCACTTTACAAACCGAGTAATTTGCTCCGGGTCAGAGAGCTTTTCCTGAGTAGGGAACCCAGGTCTGTTTGATTGGAAAACTTAGCCTCTGCGTCTTTGTCCAACACTGAAGTGACACTGCTCCAGGCAGACAGCTCTGCACTCTGCTTTTCATCACAGCTCAGACCACAGCCCATTCTCCCTCTCGACCTCCAACCCCTGACCCAGTGAAGACtggcggtggtggtggcggtggggggggggggagtttgaGGGTCTCCCTCATCCTGTGGCTCTCTGAGGTTACTGCACCCTATTCTTTACAGACCTAGGGGTGACTCAGAGGCAGGAAGCACCCACTGATTTTGTGATTCACTTGCTGGCGAGGAAGATGAAAGAGAAGGTGCAGTGAGCGATGACGGATGGCagagcagggcggggtggggcggggcaggtgtgCGGGCAGGTGTGCGGACAGCAGACAGGTTGCGGGAGGGAGAGTACGTACAGATCCAGAGcgggtggaggggtggaggtggCGCTCACCATGCTGTCGCAGCTGCCGACGCGGGTCACGGGttcccagccaggccctgctggccACAGCTCCCTCTCGGGCATTGCCCGAAGCAAGGTGCAGGGGTGGCAAAAGGGGCTCCCAGAGGGGAAGCGAAGGGAAGTGAAGAATGTCCCAGGCTGGGCCTGAAAAGAGAAGATCAAAGCCACGAGTGAGCCAAAGCTTCTGCGAGGCTCTcgcccaggccctggggcagcaccGCGGCACGGACACCAAGCAAGCAGAAAGCAGGGAGGGGGCCTTGAACACATGGGACTCCCACCCCCGCTTGCACAGACGGACACATAGGCCAGATCACATGCACACAGAAGGATGCACTGAGGTGGTACAGAGGCAGTGCATCCAGAAAGCAGCTCCTGTCTCTTCTTGGGGTTGTGTTTCTCTCTGAAACAGGCAGCTTAATCTACGTTTGCATGGCCATAAACAATGAATGCTACAGGGCTTACTAGCTGGGGTGCTGGGTCTAGTTCCAACTCCCACTCCAGCCATTTATGGAATTGTCACTTAAGGCAAATTACTCTTTGGGTCTGTTTTCCCTCATTAAATAGGGAAATGAAGGAATCAAATGAGATGCTCTTTAGTCGGTAGTAAATTCTCAAACGTATAAAGAATAAGCCAATAACTACTTTTCTTGTGAGAAGAAAAAGATAGGATCCACGGAGGATCAGACTCCATTGCGGCAAAGGAAGCCAGAGTTTAGAAGAGAAGATTCTTGTGAAATGGAAGAGGACGAGAGCCCCTGGCAGTACCTACCTCATATAGCTGTGTGAGAATACAATATAATCAAACACTCCATGCAAAACACTTTGCTCAGTTCATGGCCCAGTGACCGTCAGCGGCTATCACAGTCAACATCATCAATCCCACCATCGCCCTAGCCTGGGAGGCCTGAGCAGGGCACCTGCAGTGTTTGGCACAAACCCAGTTTCCCTCTTGATACCTCTTCCTCACTTGTTGCACATGTTCCCAGTGAGGTTCTCTAGCCGAACGAGCGAGAGGACTGGCCTACGTGgctccctcccagctccagctccttcgGGGAAGCAAGCAGAGCAAAGGAAGGCAGTGCCACCCTCCCTTTGAAAATCCCAAGGAATTCTCCGTTGGAGTTGGCCAAGCCAGGGGTGACTTTTCTAtggtaaaatgaaattttaaaagaatttggaTTAAAAGAAAGTCCCAAGGTCAAACAGAGACTTGCGGGAGAGCTagacttaaaaaaatgtttgtctAATTCCAAATACATTATTTCCCCTTACACCAAGCTACACTTTCTACTGTCTTTCTCTACCCTACCATTATTAGGCAGTATGTCGTAGAAAAGTGAGTTCTAGGGGCCGGCTCtgaggtagcaggtaaagtcaccctctgcaatgctggcatcccatatggatggtggttcaagtcccggctgctccatttccaatccagcttcctgctagtgcactggggaaagcaccagaagatggcccaagtccttgggtccctgcacccatgtgggagacccagaagaagctcctggctcctgacctggcccagccgtggctgttgcagccatctggggactgaaccagaggatggaagacctctctctctgtaactctgcctttcaaatttatggccctttaaaaaaatgtgttccaGTTGTGATCTGAGGATGTGGGGTTTAGATGCCATGGGAGagatcctttggcccctgcaagTAATTGCTTCCAGTGCCAGAGTCAGGTTTGGGTTGGGTGAGGTGAGTCAGCCACCCAATGCTACAGTGCTGGTGAGTACAAGGCCTCAAGGAGCAATGTTCTGCTTGGGAGGAGCCCTCAGCTGGGGCAGGACTGGGACAAGACATACGTGGTCCACCAGGGTCCAGAGTTTCTCAGGGGTCAAGGAGTTGGGACACAGACACCAGAGAGGCCAATGGTAAATCAACACTGGGTGAGGTGGCTTCTCAGAGTTTCTTCATGAGATTCGTCCCCTGACACCCAGAACCTCAAGAAACAGGAAGATGAGAAATCACGCGGATAAAGTTCAGTCATCTCAGCTATGCACTCCATGAATGACTGTTCAGGTTCAGGGAGTCATAACCCACTCCCAGCATTCTGTAGGGTTGAGGCCAATATAGCAAAGGTAATCCATCTCTCTTAAGCCTAAGCACACAGAAGGCACTCAAACAACGCTGGATAAATAAACTTGTCACTTGTTTGAGTGTCTACTGGGTAGAACAGTTGGAAgctttttcctaaatattttatttccccgAGAGTACATGGAATGTGGGCAATGCTTTCAGTTAAACTAATATTTATGAGTCCTTTACAGTAGGCACTGGCGGTACAAATCCACATATGAGGAAGACATCGTTTTCAAGAGGTCAGGGTAGGACCAAGGGTCTGGTTTTTGGGCCCAGTGTTCTTGTCTGCAGAATTGGGTGGTCAGTCTTTAAAGTGACTCACTGTAACTAACGGGATATTCTCTGTGCATGGGTGAGCAGATGCAGCCACTTGCTTTCAGACAAAATGACTGCCAAGTTCTCCTAAGTAGGCTTCAGACTTTGCAGGGTTTGCCTGGCTCTCTTCCACCCAGGGAAGCCTAGCACACTCTCCCTGCAGGACCTAGCATGGTCTGAAACAGCTGGAAAAGACAAGAGTGACAGCAGCAGAACTACTTGGCAAGAGCACAGCATGGCATGGCTCAGGGAGCGCTCGTCAGATCCTCAGACTAAGCTGGAAGCACAGGCGGTGTGCGACACTGGCCTCATTttaggagggagggagcaggggcttTTCCCCCTACCGCTTCCTAAGGGGTGTAGAGCGTGATCCATAGCTGCATACACAGGGCAGCCTGAGGGGCCTGGCCTCTCCAGGGGACACGTCAAGTTCTGAGCAGTTGCAAGAGAGGCACGAACCTGAAGAAGTGTCCCAAGTGTCACCAGTCATCCCTAACTAAATACTAGAATCCTGAAGATcacccttccccttcctctttgtACCTTGAGCCCTGCAAGCCACCTGCTTTAGCtttactcttccaggccagtttaTTGCCCCAGCTACAGAGGGTATTTCCAGAATAAAGAAATGCCACCAAAGATCACGTCATTGGGCAAGGCCTAACCACTGCAGAGACGAATTTGAACTTGAACCAAAGCTGAGCAAGCCcccgggtgccggcacctcaCCTCCACACCTGGTTTTCACTGTAACAAAgtctccccttctccccaccctTCAGCAGCTTGGCTGGCCTCTTGTTGCATTTCCTCCCAGCAACTTTACAACCTTGAAACTTGGGGCTTATATCGAAACCTGAGGCTTTTCTCATCTGAtaagcagcccagccccagaaaCAAGTAAGACACTCAAGGTGAGAATTTGGTATCTTTTCACCCTTGACCTCTTTTGGGGACTAATGAGGAGGAGGGAATGGGTTAAGAATACACACAGGCTACGGTCTGGGGTGCATTAAATATTAACTACTCCACTAAAACCAGTCAAGCCCTGGAAGAGAGTAAATAAGCAGCATGTGGATTCTGAAGTGGACGGCACGGGGAGCAGGCTTGAACCCCAATCCAGGTTGGCTGGAACAGACCAGGCCCTCCTTATCATCTTCCTCCAACCCCATGGCCTCCAGGAGCTCTGCTCTCTCCTCAAAGAGGTGTTCCAGATCTCTCAGATCCGATGCCTCTGCCTTTGCTGATATCCCGGCAAAGTGCCTCCGGCAGGAGAACATCCGACGAAAATGCTGGCAAGACCAAAATTTGCACTGTGGGCCTCTCGGCCTCTCCGTAAGCACACGGGCCAGTTCCTGTGCATGTTCAGGCAACgtctgaatctctctctcaccCGCAGGTTTGAGGCAAGGCATGGATAGAAATacaccccacccctccacccccccgCACAGAAGAGCTGTGCGACACGCTGCTGATGTTTTCCTGGGGACAAGTCTTCCATGAACGCCACACTGAGTGTGGCGGGCTGGTTCTGCAGGTGAGGCCATAGCCTAAAGCTCCAGGTGCCAGGACCAGAAACCGGCCCCGACTGAGTATGCCAGGCCCTGAGAGTCTTGCCCGGGGGTCCTCCCTGACCCCTCTTtgcagcaggaggaagagaggcagcGACCTGGGCCGCAGTGTTGACCCTCCAGGACAGATCACGGAGCACTAATGGCCTCCACGGCCTCTACTTCTACATCCAGCTTCCCACACCAGTTGCCAGCTGGCACACCCGAGGGAAAACACAGCAAACCCACCACCCCGTCTGGGTCTTCCCTTGGTGATTTCTGCCATGCTACCTTGGCCTGAGTCCTGCTTGGCGCTCTGACCGGACTTGACGTGCTGCCACAGAATATGAATGTGTCGAGGCTGGCACAGCTGAATAGCTTTCTGTTtgctggtctctgtctctcttagcAGGCACAGTCAGAAAATCAATGGAGTTGAACCCAAAGAAACTCCGCTGAGCAGCTGGATTCCCTGTGGATTTTCCAAACATGGGCTGGTAGCCTGAGTTGGAACTCTCCCAACATGGGCAAACCTTCTGTCCACTTACAAACTACCAGGTACAGCTCACACGTGGCACACCTGTCTGCAGAGAGCGCCATGATCAAACATATCCTGATCACACATACGCACACTGCGCCTTTTACTTAAATAAAGGCAGATGCTGGATGGATAAAGCCGAGGCAGAATTTCCCGTTTCAAATGCAACAGGAAACCAAGGCACTCGACTCACCTGGCCAATGATGTCTGATTTGGACTCCCTCTAACTAGTCCCCTTCCAACAATCACAACTCAGTTTCACCTGCTCAGAGATGGAAATTTCCCAAAGCAACCTGTTTACTTTTCTTGCTGATTGCGCGATCTGCTTACCCAACCTAAATTGGTAAGGGAACAAGATGCATCCCAGCCCTGGTGTCCACAAAAGGACTCATGTGGAGACGCTTCCAACCTGCTCTGAGCCCAGAATGGACTCCGAGAACTGAGGAGCAGAGGGGAGCGCCCCTAGCTGAGGACACCCCCTTCTCCCTGAAGCCCTGGAGCTCGGCGCCCCGCAAAGCCCTCCTCTTGCTGCAGAACAAGCACTAGTTGGTTAGTAATTAACTCACCTTCCGTGGGGTGGGGGCTGATGAGAGGAAAGGGCTACCCTTTGGCTTCAAagggcagagatggagaaagagaccAGTCTCCGGCCGCCTActgttttcttctccttttgaCCTCCTTCTGACTTACCTAGACAGGTAAATGCTTCATAGGAGCTGCCTCGCCCCACCCTGCCACGGACTCTCAgccaatcccagcttcctctgCCTATTTCTCATTCCAGctgtttctccagggagggggtgggaggggcatgaGCAGGGCGGTGCTGCTCTCCCTTGGCCAATCATCTCCTGCCTTGCCTTCCCGTTCCCCCGCCCACAGCCCCTGCAGAGGCTCCCGGAGGAGAGCTGGAAGGAGGAGGAGCCGATCCGGGCTGAGCCTGGAAGAAAGGAGAGTTGGCAGGGAACCAGGAGGCGAAAGATACTTTTTCTTTAAACTCCTGATGTAAGGGAGCACCTGCAGTCCCCTTGGCGGTGAGCTTCTCCATGGGTCTGTGTGAAACGTGATTTCCCACCGATAACGGCCTTCCTCCACGGAGCCAAGCAGTCCTAGGAATTCTCCTGGTAAAGTCCTTTGTGACCGGTTTTGTTACAAGCCTTTCTAGCTATTCAGAATTACCCTCATCCCAAGGCTTTCCCAAGCAGCTCATAACCCGGCAACCCCCGGCGTGTCCACAGAGGGGGGCCTCTTAGAGCAAGGGAGGCTGCCAGGTGCTGCCCTCACCCCAGCACTTGCCCGCCACCTTCCCAGCCTCATTTTCTTCTGGGGGAAATGAATCCCTCTTGTTCTCCAAGAGGTGCCTGTGCTGATCAACAAGTGATTGGACAGTCTTGAAGGAGGGAACATGCGCTCTGGTATTTGGGTTTCCTGTCTCTTCTGGCTGCCCAGGGAAGCCTGCAATGAGtgctaataaaaacaaaataaccagtttagcagctcctgtctcctttCCTGGGCAGATTTTtggcacctgtggggagcaatgaATAGATAGAAGAATCCACAGCTTTCAGGAAGATATGTTGCTCCGGGTGTGGGGGCCTCTCTTGCCGGATGTGAATTTCCTGGAAGCTGGTTTTTCCTGTGTGTAGATTATTCTCATACCCATCAACTTTCCAGGGATTTCATTTATTAGCATTAAAAGGGTAGGAAAACAATTTAAACCCATGCACATAACAACTGCCACCAGGTATTCAATTCTTGCTACTTGCTACCCATTGTGCTAAGCAGTTTCATGTATCATTTCATTTCCTCTGTGGTTCAACTTCAAAAGGGAGCTAATATTAATAGCTACATGCTTACTAGAGGCTGAATAGCTTGAGCTAGATCGAGTAACTAAGAagtggcagagcagggacttATCAAAGTCTGCCATGCATCAGCTTGATCCCAAGCTGcctttgttttagaaaaaaaaatcccaagtggGAAATATGAAATTCAAAGGTAATTTGCAGGTCTCATTCTAATAATTAGATTCATCCTTTCCCACTTCTTGTCTGGCttgtagctattttttttttttttaacaaggggACACATagctttcctcttttctctttgtgtggTCATAGTTGGGTAGGAAATAAGTGGTGCAGTGGTCCTGGGGCCAAGGTAAAGAAAAAGTGGGGCAG is a genomic window containing:
- the C13H1orf116 gene encoding specifically androgen-regulated gene protein is translated as MPERELWPAGPGWEPVTRVGSCDSMSDSSYDFLSAEEKACLLFLEETIGSLDTEGDSGLSTDESELVPTPRGFRAPPKTQPAPKGNPKEAIAEQRPEPRTVTQASSFHPPEPQGLGLRSGSYSLPRNIHIGRNQNLGESTSQTNSHAPGEPAGLPAVKQPGSRLHGEPRPGPAGPREAAPDLDVAPIPPPEAFRDAQPEQREEDHLPKRPGEQSQAPHARKTEETSSEAMSHKANERGSVGHPQPLASASDPGAQPASLAAPKPRKLPPNIVLKSSRSSFHSQPQNWLSRHTEAASGESGLGPSSLQEQRKARREALEKLGLPQDQEAPGLHLSKPTSSFRLREPRAQGPAPGAAPGPAQPAAPVQVSAAAGKAPAPAPVPALSRGPVPAKAPAPAPAQGSSPSKAWTPAQETPPGKVAAAKSMPIPIPKASRANSPLTQPKPDSGLTLQDSSIPGLRQMNFKSNTLERSGVGLSSYLSAEKDPSPQTSTSLGKGSLMDKISPSVLRNSRPRPASLGTGRDFAGIQVGKLADLEQEQSARHLSYQGQSRDKLPRPPCVSVKISPKGLQDEHRREALKKLGLLKE